ttcgggaagttggtTTTCTCAGACATATAGTTTCTGCTAATGGTATCAGGGTggatccgaataaaatttcagctattgttaaCTGGAAGCCACCGAAAAATgtgtctgaagttagaagttttctgggattagtaggatattatcggaggtttgttaaagggttttcaatgatagcttttcCAATGACTCGATTgttatagaaagatgtgaaattcgaatggtctgataaatgtcagtagagttttgatagGTTGAAAACCTTATTAATAGAAGCatcagtgttagttcagcctgaatcaggtaaagaatttataatttataatttatagtgatgcgtcattaAAAGGTTTAgactgtgtattgatgcaagaaggtaaagtagtatgctatgcttcaagacagctaaaaccacatgaaagaaattacccgatacatgatcttgaattggcagcaaTTGTGTTTACATTGAAAATCTgatgacattacttatttggtggaaaatgtcacatattcactgatcataaaagtttgaagtatttgatgtcgtAGAAAAACCTGAATTTGAGTAAGCGTAGGTGGCTTGAGTTATTTaaagattatgatctggttattgattatcacccaggaaaagtCAATGTGGTTgtagatgctctgagtagaaaatccctgttTACTTTGCTAGCGCTGAATACCCGATTGTCATTATCTGATAATGGTTCAATCATAGATTaattaaaagctagaccgacattGTTGCAGTATATTTCTAAAGCTCAGAAATATGATATTAAGTTACAAGCAAAACAGATATAGTGTAAATTGACTCCTGAATCAGAATTTTAGATTAGGTCtaatgattgtttattattcagaggtagaaCATGTATTTTGAAGAACTCggaactagtacagaagattttaCATAAAACTCATAAATGTACTATGATTATTCATCCTGGTAataacaaaatgtataatgatgtgaaaaagatgtactagtggccgagaatgaaacgagatatttttgaATATATAACTAAATGTTTAACATGTTAGCAAGTAAAAACTGAAAATCAGGTACCTTCAAGACTATTATAGCCAGTTAcaataccggaatggaaatgggaaagaattactatggactttgtatcagggttacctttgtctccgaagaagaaatatgttatttgggtaaTTGTCGATCAATtaacaaagtctgcacactttattccggtacgtatgaacttttccttggatagattggttgaattatatgtttctgagattgttagattgcatggagtgctagTCTCCATGATTTCaaacagagatccaagatttacatctcgattctagaataaattgcaagaagcctagggtacacagttacatttcagcactgcatttcatccttagACTAATGGATAATTTGTACGTGTTAtatagattttagaagatatgcttcggtgttgtgtacttgaatttgaaggtaactgggaaatatatctacctttagttgaattttcctacaataacagctatcagtcCAGCTTTAAAATGGCATcgtacgaggctttgtatggccaaaaatgtagaactccattgtattagacaaaatttagtgagaaaaagatacatggagttgacttgatccgtgaaatagaagaaaaagtaaaggtaatttaGGACAATTTGAAAGCAGCCTTTGATTGTCAAAAGTCCTATGTTGATCTTAAATGGAAAGCAATAGAATTTCAGCTCAGCGACaatgtatttttgaaagtatcaccttggaaaaaagtTTTCCGATTTGGCTGTAAAAGAAAATTGAGTtcacggttcattgggccatatgaaatcacagaaagaattggacctgttgcatattggttagcattaccaccagaacttgatcggattcataatgtttttcatgtgtttaTGTTACAACGGTATCAATCGGAtcattcacatgttatttcttcaacagaagttgagatttagcctgatatgacttacaatgaagaaccgattaaaatCTTGAAACGTGAAACTAAAGAGTTAATAAACAAAAAggtggctttagtaaaagttctttggcaacgacatggtATAGAAAAGGCTACCTAGAAACTGGAGGATACAATAAGAAAACAATAcccgaatctttttactggtaagattttcgataacgaaaatttttaagggggagagttgtaacaacccattttcagtgaaataaaaaaagtggtttcgagaccacaaattcgagctaaaaatattttaatattattgcatgatcTGCATTgtgataggaatgtcatatgaaaattctgataagaaactTTCATCGATTATGTCCTTAATtgtagaaaggaccaaattgcataaaatgcaaaagttggattctagtagctagaagaattaaatagctatagaattcaaaatttgaggtccttatatggtaattagactataaaagaaaagttagtagatattttttatgattcatccatggaaaaattaaaaaaggctaaggactaaattagaaatcaaaataattaaagatgataaataattaaatagaaatatcatcttatacTATTATCATCTTCATTCCCAagtttcatggaaaccctaggagagagagaaaaaactaatcaagcttaattgggtaagtattcttgtcccgtttttagtaatttttatatttttgagatcgggatagtctaatctatctattttgacgattaatttaaaaagttatcaaagtaacaaagtttttccatggatgaatatattgaaaatttaaaatttatagtagaaaatgaaagattgttgattgataaacaacttttacaaagagaattttgatgaaatcatgatttagggactaaattgaaaatggtaaaacccatggaaaaattctaatttttgtgaaattatacGGTTGTTATTGTAATAtgtaaattttggttaggcttggaataaggattaaattgcaagaatttcattttccgagccaagggacgaaattagaatttataaAAAGTTTTGGAGCAAAATGGTAACTTTTCCTAGGGCGTAAATTGAAtctaattgaatatgaaatggattaaattgatgattaaattcatttatatagatccggacaactCAAATTcgaaactagatcgaggaaaagaaaaagtttcggattaatTGAATTTCTTGTACGAACGATTATTAAGGTaaattcgtgtaactaaattgtgtatatttatatgcttgtattgaatgtgttatgtgattgtataaattataaatgtttaaagtatgaaataaattatatgccCGATATAGCTTAAATAAAtgttaagttccgtttgaataatgaaatttgatggatatATGTAATTTCCCAATTTGAATGTGGCCCTGCATATGTTGCAGGCatgatttagctcagacgagtaatcctaataAAGCCCTCTCGAGTATCCTGATAAATAGTTCTTTCGAGCATCTTGTTCAATAGTGAATTTTGCATGTGTTGCATACTATTGCAGCTCTGTGTGAGCGTCTTGTTACATGAtttgatcggttgtgatccaacATACAATgcagacacaaacgcagctctacGTGAGCGTCCTGATATAAGCTCTTATGGGCTTCTTAACATGGCTCGCTTTAACTCCCTGCTACCTTATCCAATGCTCCCTAATTTTAACTCTCCAGAGTTATCTGTTACGCTCTATGAGCTCTCTGAATAAAACTCTTATGTATTTCCTGTTTAGCCCAAATAAGTGTCTTGTTACATAGTTCAACTGAGCATcccgatatgtggctcgagagtgtactcctTGTGTGTattacttgagtatccatcgaaatttcaattattcaatggGTAAATTCTTGAAACAAGAAATTATAAGATTAAATGAATTCTATCTCAAATGTGCCTGAAATACTTGAAAGCTTgtaacatgatgagctcatctatgcttatTTGGTGTAAatgtgaattatgtgactaacatACTTGTTtgagtgtatgtgtttaggcaaacTTGTCAATTTGTTGGGAATCGTGTTATTGtatgtttattataattaatgtgcatggtaagtttaattcttgttattcgaacttactaagtattacatgcttattaggttttattttctctgttttatagtgctcggaagcttgtAAAGGTTGGAGGTTGATCGGAGCAACATCACACTATGCtctagcttgttttggtataattaataaaattattttgatataatagcatgtataagcTATCTTGGCCATtgatggcatgtaaatgtttGTAAGTAATCTAGCCATTCGAATGGCTAGGGTGatatattttggcatgtttataTAAAGGTTATAGTATAATCaatatgtttgagaatgattcaATAGTAGATGGTATATCTAATGAAGGGTAAATTTGAATTAGTAAAATTGACTAATCATGTATGCTTACAAAAGGTAAAAAGTTTTCGACATGAATGCATGAAAAGATATATCATTTAAATGTTAGAATTGACTTGATTATAATGCTTGTATTAGTTGGTATATGTTTGTAATTGTTGGTGTAGGTTGTTtggaaaaatttgggtgagaaataaagttaGGAAATGGCtctattttgtctacacgggtagacacacaagcgtgtatcttgaccgtgtgtaacacatagcttggcacatgggcatgtggtttggccatgtgtcccctgtatttaaaaatttgagaaatagattgatcagaattgggcacacgggtagagacacgggcgtgtgtctcagccatgtgtgctacacggcccagaacatgggcgtgtgttttggccgtgtgaaacctgcacataaattgtaaaaaaattaaatttacgatatggcctagcacacaggcatgtggcaaGCTGTGTGACACAAGTCAAAAAGTTATACGGGGTCGGACACGGCCTACAGCATGGGCATGTcctatggtcacacgggcgtgtcccttgaccACACAGGCTTGTGTACCtacacctaggaaaaattttaaaatttcatgaaaatttttttgAGTTCCCAATTTAGCCCCGATTCGATTCTAATGTTTATATTAGGCttcgagggtccattcaagggacaatatgacTAGTTTTATAAATGAGTAATAATTAATATGAATTATCTGAAATTGTTTTGTAAAGTCcggtaatactttgtaaccctattccggtgatggatatgggttaggggtgttacagtgaatgtgtatatgttatgtatatgttaaatgttagtgaCAGTGTTTCGCTAAAGATGCAAATATGCAGTGAGTGTGCACGGATAATCAATATTTGTTTGATTtaagatattttggccttgtgatcttgaaaccgttggatatagttagcatgcaataggattgtgagtacttacCTATATGTATAGTGATTTTTGGCATTGAGGCCCTAGGACATATTGGAGGGATAAGGGactgtgagctaagctccattcaacgggacatgtgaggggaaataaAAAGAGTActagctttatgcttcacttttgggacatgtttgactctatgagtctatgttTGGTGTCTTGGAGATCCGTGTATTCTATGTGTGATGATAGAGCTCGCTTTTATGTTTCATAACTTAAGTGTCGAATTAtcttaaattatgaatatttgtGTATTGTGATAAGTGTTTATATGACATGTGACCATTATGAAATTTGTCTATAAAGATGTTTTTGAGTATGGTGATAAACGTTTGAATGTTATGTAATTATatgagtattgtgatatatgcttgaatgttatgtgattatatgtgtaATTTGATATATGCTTAAAATTGAATGTGATTACTATCTAAATGAACTAGTAAATAATGCATGAGTGAGTATAATATAACACTAGAGTTGGAACTGTTGTGGTTGTGCTTTATGGTTGTTTTGTTAATAATTTATGAATTGTTTGCATGGTAGTTGTTCTAGGCactcactgagcttgttaagctcacccactccttttAAACCCTTGTAGAGTGGTTAAGTGTTGATGTGAGCAGTGTGGTTCTGAGAGATGATCCAAGCAAGTTCATTTCTGTGATTTCGTAGgtgttatttttatttgtttatgtttagGGAATAAGGCAACGTGATAGACTTTTACTAATATTGGCTATGACATTTTGGATGCTTCCAGAGACTATTTATTCTTAAGTTTATGATATTCCTTTCGTATTACGTTGATTATAGCTCGGATTTACTTTTAATTGTTGAGACTAGTATTACGGTCGTTGATTCTAATTTAATAGTCTCTATTGGAATTCTCTACCTATTAGATAAGtcactcaaaatttacaaaggTGTAGAACCTTAATCTACCACCATGCTTTTGTTGCCTAATCTGGCCTGAATGAAACCCTTAACAAGCACTCCTATCAAAATTTCCAACTTACTAGCTAATGCACTCAGAACATGCGAATACATCCGCACTCACATTAACATGTCTAGGAGGCATATCTAATAATCTAGCATACAAACGAACGAACAAATAAATGGTGTGAGTGGCAAGGAGATGACCCAAGTCTCATTCCTACAAGCAAACCTCAAGGCTAACGGCAATGTGTTATCAATCCTACTCCGCATACAATTCAATCAATGGCATTTTCCACAATCTCATGCAACTCTAATAGTGATATTTCAAACAATTCAAGTatccaaaaaaatttaaacacatGGGTTTCGAAACCCCAAACACACAACAACCACCTAGGTTCGAGAGTTAATAAACCTAAAactttgataccaccaaatgtaacactctATACCTAGCTCTTTCGCCAAGCCAGAATATCGGGATGCCATACCACCATCTCATGTCATACACAACAAATAAAAGGCTCATTCTAGAAGAAATGTCTTTCATATTAACATTCGTATAGGTTTCAAGTCAATCATACTCTTTAATTATCTGTTAAACTATGTTTCTTTATTAACATTCTAGAAATGTCCTTCACAGAAAAGGTTGCTTCTTGTTTGTTTTATTGcagttttatgtttttttattatagTTTAACAGTTTGTTGATGATGATCTTCTTTGAAGCCATCGTAATTTTGAACTTTGACTTTTAGAGAGGAGATGAAAAGAAGAAATTGTTCCATCATGCTAGAAATTTGTCCACACAAATTTTGAATCGAATattgatttgaaaattttggtgtaaaattttatttatccaatttattaataaattgcAATTACTTTTCCTAAAAAGACCTTGAGAAAAAAATCTCATCCCACCATACATGCTAATAATGAAGCATTATTTCAACGCAGAAAATGATGGAAGGCCACAAATCAAGTTGAATTTAGGGACAAGTTTAAGTCCAAGTCGCAATCATCTTGTCTGTATCTAAACAGAAAGAACACAATACTTCTTGTCTTGGTCTCCACTTTTTAAATCTCAACTATTAAATCGTAGAAACGCATCCGTACACATTTTCACATGCCTCTATTTTGCCTCTCTTCCCTTTCCTCTACTGGCCTTTGCTATTTAgtcctattcttcttcttcttcttcttctttgcagGGCTGTTAAAGTCACCATTCAATAATTAAAACATCCTCCtccttaaaaaaaaataaaaaataaatgaaaacttcaattatttaataaaaaaagttGAAAGAAAAACAGATGGGACGTATCAGTTGaaacccaaatctatttaccttCACATATAGTGCGATGATCATACTTATGTGGTCCCTTTTATTACAGTTCATGATGTATATAATCTTATTCTTCATGCATAATTATAATATGGATTACTTTTATATTGATAGATAAAGTTTAACGTATTATTGTATAATTTGCATGAAATCTATTTATAAAAGATACAAATTGCATTAAAAAACCGTCCAACCAATTGGGTCTCAGCtgttgaataaatatttgtttaattTACCGATTTGACTTAACCTAGTTTATTTTAAGTGTCCAGTGTCAACCTCCCAATTTGTTTAGTGGAATGCTTCATGGTTCaagttatatatatgtatatatatttatggtGGGGTCTAACCAAATCTTGGTTGCTGATGGTGTAGAGTATCAAAATTTTCTTCCTCATTTATGAGTTGATTGTCTTAGTCAGTGTTTTGGTTTGGCTTTTATAACATGTCATCAAGTTTCTAAGTTTGTTCTCAACATTTGTGGTTGTAattatttttcttgttattttaaggGTGACTTGATGACCTGGGTTCTTAGTATGTTTATAGGTAAGGAGCCAGCAGTTTTTCATCAATAATTGTATATTATCTTTTAGGTTTAGCTTGTTTGGTTCAATTCTGCTGGGTTTTCATACGAGTTAAAAATTTTCCTCTTTTAATGTCAATGGATTCCTTGACATTTGATTGCTTGAATACAAAGCATGTTGCATTATAATTTGGTTTAAGACACTATAGTTTTCTTGTATTGAAAGCGACATTTTGATTTTTACGGGCCTGTTCTGGGGGATTACAACTTACAACTTATAATATTATGATTTGCTTAGTTTGGCATTTTAGATCAGGCAATTGGGGTGTGGGAGGAGAATCACTCAGAatacctttttttctttttcttttttaaaagttatttttgcAATTTGAGGTTATGGATGTCTGTTAAAAATGGCCATAGTTTTGCTGTCCTTTTCTGAATGGTCCTAGCATGAATTTTCCTTGTGCTTGGCATCAAATAAGCCAAATTAAGGCCTCTGTAATGGGTTTTGAGATTTCTATATATTAATCTCCTAGAACAGTGACAATCATACTCCTGCTCTTGTCTCTCCGTATTCAAGGTCAAGGAcctgtttttcctttttttttggaAACTTACTATATAAGTTTTTTGTACGCTGTCTATTCCTCGAATTCTGACTATGAAAACTAGGAGGGGAAAGCGTTCTGAGGTATTGTTTTGATgcttgttaagtttttttttttttttttgcttgtaCCCAAAATTGCAATTTAGATGAAAGCGATGGTTTAATGATTAACTTGGTCAATTGTGTTTGATTGCAGGCCTTTTGGCCATCCATTGTGATGAAGAAATGGTTGAATATAAAGCCCAAGGTGTATGATTTTAGTGAAGATGAAGTCGACACTGAAACTGAGAGTGAAGATGATGGTATTACCATCTTATGTTTACCAACCTATCCTTCCTCGTTCTTTCTGTTGTTTGATGATGTTTATTTTTTCTGCAATATCCATCCAGCTTATTCTCTTAAAGATTCAAGATTGCATGGTAGTGAGGATCACAACCATAGGACATTGGAGAACCATTCTGAGTGCAGAAACCAAATTCCAGGCACTATTTGATTTCTTCGTCTGTGCTTTGCCTGATTTACTAGGATTGTTCATAAATATCTGCTCTACTTAGTCATGAATTGCAGTTATTATCTAAACTATTTGTCAGCTCTAAAGGTTTTTGTGTATGGTGTTGATGTTTCATCATTCAGATGCACCTTCCAAGGGTTATCGATTAGGACACAGGAGGGGAAAGTCGGAAACTCTGCGTGCACAGTACATAAACACCAAGGATGTGAGGTTTGACTGCAAGATGCTTAAACTTAAAGTGTAAGCTTTAAGGTGTTACTGTTTTAATTCTTATTGAAACATGTATTGGTTGCCTATAGGGTGACAATAAGCACTTGGAATGTTGCTGGAAGACTTCCATGTGACgatcttgagattgatgattggCTTTGTACGAAAGAGCCAGCTGATGTTTACATTATTGGGTGGGTATTTTCTTTCCCTGTTGGATTCTTTTCTCTAGATTTCTTCTCAAATCTTAGTAGTCGGTACTCGATTATAGGTATTGATGTTAGATGTTCCACTTTTTCCTTGAATAATCTAATACAAGATCTGGTTTGGACAGCTTCCAAGAAGTAGTCCCTTTGAATGCTGGAAATGTATTTGGAGCTGAGGATAGCAGGCCAATTCCAAAATGGGAGGCAATCATTAGAAGAACACTGAACAAATATTGGGAACCTGAAACCAAGCACAAATGCTATAGTGCTCCCCCTTCTCCCGTTTTAAGAACTTCTTCAGTTGCAGATGCATTAGCAGATAAAATTGATGCTCTGCCATCAGAAGTGATGATTAATGAGCATTTGGAGACTGCTATTGGCTATGACTTTGAAGGGCAAGATTTGAAAAAAGATGCTACTATTGGACAAAATTTACAGCTGAACAGAATATATGGTATCGATTTTGACTCTAGGTTAGACTGGCCTGAATATCCATTAGATGCAACCCCACAAGTTATCTCTTCAAATTTGAAACTTCGGAGAGTACTGAGCAGCTCAGCAAGAATTGGCTTTAATATGACAGAGAACTCTATGTTCTACAGTTCTCATGATGTGGTGTTAAAAGAAAGCATATTGAAAAGATCCCACCATAGCTTTGGAAACCTCAGGTCAACGTGTGTGCATGAACAACAGGAGCTAGAAACTGTTGATTCTTCCTCTGATATATCTGATGAGAAGTCTGAAGAAGAGGATGACGCTTTCCTAAAAGAACCAATGGAGGAACAAGACAACAATAAGGCAAGGTCAACCCCAAAGTACATTCGAATAGTTAGTAAGCAGATGGTTGGTATATACATATCTATATGGGTGACAAAGAGGCTGAGGagacatataaacaatttaaaagtcTCTCCTGTTGGAGTTGGTCTTATGGGCTACATGGGAAACAAGGTAATGATCGTTCTTCTGTTCTAGGTGTCGTTTAGTCTTTTCGAGGCTGTATTTGGCACCTCAATTGTGATGCTCATAACTTCTGTAAATACATGTAAAGTGGATGTTTTGGGTAGCATCACTGTCTGGAAGGATgcttcatttcatttcaatttgacATGAAGCTTCTTTTGGTTTGTTTTTAGATTGATGAAATCAATGCCCTCCATATTTTGATGTGTTGCAGTTCATAGTTGGCTGCAGGGTGGATGACAATATACCATTAACACTAATCAATCGCTGAAAATGCCtgttaaattattattgaatGACTAAACGGCTTTTTCTTTTGCAGGGATCTGTTTCTGTTAGCATGACACTTTTTCAGTCCAGGCTATGCTTTGTGTGTTCTCATTTGACATCAGGTCAGAAGGATGGAGCTGAACACAGGCGTAACTCAGATGTCTATGAAATTATACGACGTACCTGTTTCTCATCTGTCCTTGATTCAGATCAACCACAAACAATTCCAGCTCATGAGTAAGCAAAATTTCAGCATCTAGTTTTGTTTATGCAGCTAGCAAGAATAATTAGTTTCCCTTACTGATCTTTTCTGGTTGTTACCTATATTCTAGTTTTAACAGCATGAACTGTGCCAGCTTAAGAATATGCCATACCTCTTGTTTCTTAGTTTAACTGTTACGAAAGATTAACTTAAAGTGAAATAAGGTTAATAAGAGATAGATTAGTAAAATAATGAAGTTAGACTTGAAATGATGCTGTAATTTTGAGCAAACTTGAAGAACTGGAGGTTTTAGAAAAGGTTTTATCAGTAACTTCTTCGCTTAACTACTGAGTACCTTTGATGGTTGTGAAAGTTTCTTCTGATTGCATCATCAATTCATTCAGCCTGAAACATAAAGTTTTAACTGGTTGCTTCTGTAAATAGTCAGATATTTTGGTTTGGGGATCTGAATTATCGTCTCAACATGTCGGATGCGGACATAAGAAAGCTTGTAGCTCAAAAGCGCTGGCATGAACTAATCAACTATGATCAGGTGAGTATCACAGGGATAAAGTTTTAATACACTTTTGTTGTTGCAATAAGACATCACGTTGTTTTGAATCAAATGTAAATCTAGTCAAGTTTTCAGTATGATTGTTGAGACACTAAATATTTTATATGATTTACAAATAAAATTTGTGGGTATCATCACTACTTTAGTTTGAGGTTACCTTTCTTGCTGGATGGTATTTCTGCATTGTTTTTTCGTTCAATATATACTACTTTGATGAGAACAAAAGTCGAAGGATTCAATTCTGTGCCACAGCTTCACAAGGAACTGCGTAGTGGTCATGTATTCGAGGGATGGAAAGAGGGGATAATAGACTTTCCTCCTACCTACAAATACGAAATGGACTCTGATAGATACATTGGTGAGATCCCGAAAGAAGGCGAGAAGAAGAGATCACCAGCATGGTAAGCACAATTTTCTGTAAAGTAGCCGGATGACAAATCTGATATAAAACAGCTGGAAAGGGTTTCTGGAAATCAGACATAATCTGGGATAATGTCAATGATCATTCATTAAGTTCCacacaattcaattgcttatgcCATCATTTCCCTTTGGTAggtgtgatcgaatactctggTCAGGGAAAGGCATAAAACAACTTTCTTATAAACAATCAGATATAAGACTTTCGGATCATCGACCAGTCAGTTCAATGTTCTTACTTGATGTTGAAGTCCTGGACCATCGGAAGTTGCAAAGGGCTCTCAATGTTAGCACTGCTGCTGTTCATCCAGTGGTTTCCTTCGATGACAATGGAGAACCAGAATTTTA
Above is a genomic segment from Gossypium arboreum isolate Shixiya-1 chromosome 8, ASM2569848v2, whole genome shotgun sequence containing:
- the LOC108469916 gene encoding type I inositol polyphosphate 5-phosphatase 2-like isoform X2; amino-acid sequence: MKKWLNIKPKVYDFSEDEVDTETESEDDAYSLKDSRLHGSEDHNHRTLENHSECRNQIPDAPSKGYRLGHRRGKSETLRAQYINTKDVRVTISTWNVAGRLPCDDLEIDDWLCTKEPADVYIIGFQEVVPLNAGNVFGAEDSRPIPKWEAIIRRTLNKYWEPETKHKCYSAPPSPVLRTSSVADALADKIDALPSEVMINEHLETAIGYDFEGQDLKKDATIGQNLQLNRIYGIDFDSRLDWPEYPLDATPQVISSNLKLRRVLSSSARIGFNMTENSMFYSSHDVVLKESILKRSHHSFGNLRSTCVHEQQELETVDSSSDISDEKSEEEDDAFLKEPMEEQDNNKARSTPKYIRIVSKQMVGIYISIWVTKRLRRHINNLKVSPVGVGLMGYMGNKGSVSVSMTLFQSRLCFVCSHLTSGQKDGAEHRRNSDVYEIIRRTCFSSVLDSDQPQTIPAHDQIFWFGDLNYRLNMSDADIRKLVAQKRWHELINYDQLHKELRSGHVFEGWKEGIIDFPPTYKYEMDSDRYIGEIPKEGEKKRSPAWCDRILWSGKGIKQLSYKQSDIRLSDHRPVSSMFLLDVEVLDHRKLQRALNVSTAAVHPVVSFDDNGEPEF
- the LOC108469916 gene encoding type I inositol polyphosphate 5-phosphatase 2-like isoform X1, which codes for MKTRRGKRSEAFWPSIVMKKWLNIKPKVYDFSEDEVDTETESEDDAYSLKDSRLHGSEDHNHRTLENHSECRNQIPDAPSKGYRLGHRRGKSETLRAQYINTKDVRVTISTWNVAGRLPCDDLEIDDWLCTKEPADVYIIGFQEVVPLNAGNVFGAEDSRPIPKWEAIIRRTLNKYWEPETKHKCYSAPPSPVLRTSSVADALADKIDALPSEVMINEHLETAIGYDFEGQDLKKDATIGQNLQLNRIYGIDFDSRLDWPEYPLDATPQVISSNLKLRRVLSSSARIGFNMTENSMFYSSHDVVLKESILKRSHHSFGNLRSTCVHEQQELETVDSSSDISDEKSEEEDDAFLKEPMEEQDNNKARSTPKYIRIVSKQMVGIYISIWVTKRLRRHINNLKVSPVGVGLMGYMGNKGSVSVSMTLFQSRLCFVCSHLTSGQKDGAEHRRNSDVYEIIRRTCFSSVLDSDQPQTIPAHDQIFWFGDLNYRLNMSDADIRKLVAQKRWHELINYDQLHKELRSGHVFEGWKEGIIDFPPTYKYEMDSDRYIGEIPKEGEKKRSPAWCDRILWSGKGIKQLSYKQSDIRLSDHRPVSSMFLLDVEVLDHRKLQRALNVSTAAVHPVVSFDDNGEPEF